In Pseudomonas asiatica, the following are encoded in one genomic region:
- a CDS encoding LysE family translocator: MALDTWLIYLLASIGLSLTPGPNSLLALTHGALYGARRTLFTIIGGVFGFSALIALAMFGLSALLQASASVLSVLKWVGGAYLVWLGIQLWRSPGLHLELTAQSARLGNAGLFRQGLLSAMANPKVLLFYGAFLPQFIDPQRGLLLQFVVMAATFASVEFLVEYLLARLAFRIRPWLAKGGKGFNRCCGSLFALIGVALPLGR, from the coding sequence ATGGCACTCGACACCTGGCTCATCTACCTGCTGGCGAGCATCGGCCTGTCGCTGACCCCAGGCCCCAACAGCCTGCTGGCCCTGACCCACGGCGCCCTGTATGGCGCACGCCGGACGTTGTTCACCATCATCGGCGGGGTGTTTGGCTTCAGCGCCCTGATTGCCTTGGCCATGTTCGGCCTCAGCGCATTGCTGCAGGCCTCGGCCTCGGTGCTGAGCGTGCTCAAGTGGGTGGGTGGCGCCTATCTGGTCTGGCTGGGTATCCAGCTGTGGCGCAGCCCGGGCCTGCACCTGGAACTGACCGCGCAAAGTGCGCGGCTGGGCAATGCCGGCCTGTTCCGCCAGGGCCTGCTGTCGGCCATGGCCAACCCCAAGGTGCTGCTGTTCTACGGCGCTTTCCTGCCGCAGTTCATCGACCCGCAGCGTGGGTTGCTGCTGCAGTTCGTGGTGATGGCGGCGACCTTTGCCAGTGTCGAGTTCCTGGTCGAATACCTGTTGGCACGCCTGGCGTTTCGCATCCGGCCATGGCTGGCCAAGGGCGGCAAGGGCTTCAACCGCTGCTGCGGCAGCCTGTTTGCCTTGATTGGTGTGGCGTTGCCGCTTGGGCGGTAG
- a CDS encoding MFS transporter, translated as MNPSLAAAQPAATGLSRALVALLAFCCGAIVANIYYAQPIVGLIAPDLGLSIEHASLIVSLTQLGYALGLLLLVPLADLLENRRLMVATAVLACVSLLLAGTSSSGQGQLFLGYALLIGFSSVAVQMLIPLAAHLAPEQQRGRVVGNIMGGLLLGILLARPLSSLVADYFGWRAVFIGAAGVMLAIILLLALTLPRRVPEHKASYAGLMLSLLTLLRRYPLLRQRSLYQALMFAAFSLYWTAAPMALATEHGLSQSQIAVFALVGAVGAVAAPMAGRLADAGHARAGSLLALLLAPAALLLGLTVPGYSVIGLGLTGVLLDFAVQMNMVIGQREVYALDPASRGRLNAVYMTSIFLGGALGSAVASAVFSQFGWQGVALVGAGLPGVALIIFLTKARRG; from the coding sequence ATGAATCCCTCCCTTGCCGCCGCGCAGCCTGCCGCCACCGGCCTCAGCCGGGCCCTGGTCGCCCTGCTGGCGTTCTGCTGCGGCGCGATCGTCGCCAATATCTACTATGCCCAACCCATCGTCGGGCTGATCGCCCCGGACCTGGGGTTGTCCATCGAGCATGCCAGCCTCATCGTTTCGCTCACGCAGCTTGGCTATGCCTTGGGCCTGCTGTTGCTGGTACCGCTGGCCGACCTGTTGGAAAACCGCCGCTTGATGGTGGCTACCGCCGTGCTGGCCTGCGTCAGTCTGCTGCTGGCGGGCACCAGCAGCAGCGGCCAGGGCCAGCTGTTCCTCGGCTATGCACTGCTGATCGGTTTCAGTTCCGTGGCGGTGCAGATGCTCATTCCGCTGGCGGCGCACCTGGCGCCGGAGCAGCAGCGTGGGCGGGTGGTCGGCAACATCATGGGCGGCCTGCTGCTGGGTATCCTGCTGGCGCGGCCGTTGTCCAGCCTGGTGGCCGACTACTTCGGCTGGCGTGCGGTGTTCATTGGCGCTGCCGGGGTGATGCTGGCGATCATCCTGCTGCTGGCCCTGACCTTGCCGCGGCGGGTGCCCGAGCACAAGGCCAGCTATGCCGGGCTGATGCTGTCGCTGCTCACGCTGCTGCGCCGTTATCCCTTGCTGCGCCAGCGCTCGCTGTACCAGGCGTTGATGTTCGCGGCGTTCAGCCTGTACTGGACGGCGGCGCCGATGGCCCTGGCAACCGAGCATGGCCTGTCGCAGAGCCAGATCGCGGTATTCGCCCTGGTGGGCGCGGTAGGCGCCGTCGCCGCACCCATGGCCGGCCGCCTGGCCGATGCCGGGCATGCCCGGGCCGGGTCGCTGTTGGCGTTGTTACTGGCACCGGCGGCACTGTTGCTGGGGCTGACCGTGCCGGGCTACAGCGTGATCGGCCTGGGGCTGACTGGCGTGCTGCTGGATTTTGCGGTGCAGATGAACATGGTCATAGGCCAGCGTGAAGTGTACGCGCTGGACCCGGCCAGCCGCGGGCGGCTGAACGCGGTGTACATGACCAGCATCTTCCTGGGTGGGGCGCTGGGTTCGGCGGTGGCCAGTGCGGTGTTCAGCCAGTTCGGCTGGCAGGGTGTGGCGCTGGTGGGGGCGGGGTTGCCGGGCGTGGCCTTGATCATCTTCCTGACCAAAGCGCGCCGGGGTTGA
- a CDS encoding LysR family transcriptional regulator: MDKLLAMKMFVATVDAQGFSAAARQLGLATSSVTRLVDALEAALGATLLNRSTRQVSLTEAGARYYERARGIFEALDEADASVADRGEEPVGVLRLCLPVEFGRRVIAPHLGPFLAQHPALELDIDLSDRLDDLLDGRYDLSIRLGDPSPNDELVCRQLGRFQRWLVASPGYLAGRDPLEHPRQLLEHACLRFRYGQKGRPWRLARGQDSLELDVSGPLRSANADMLRETALAGSGIALLADWLVREDVAAGRLQRLFPDWQASPGAANDSINALYLPNHRGSRRVSAFIDFCENLLQRST, from the coding sequence ATGGACAAACTCCTGGCGATGAAAATGTTCGTGGCCACCGTCGATGCCCAAGGCTTTTCTGCCGCCGCACGCCAGCTTGGGCTGGCGACATCGTCGGTGACGCGCCTGGTCGATGCCCTGGAAGCGGCGTTGGGCGCCACCTTGCTCAACCGCTCCACGCGCCAGGTCAGCCTGACCGAGGCCGGCGCCCGTTATTACGAGCGCGCGCGGGGTATTTTCGAGGCCCTGGACGAGGCCGATGCCAGTGTCGCCGACCGGGGCGAGGAGCCTGTCGGTGTGCTGCGCCTGTGCTTGCCGGTGGAGTTCGGCAGGCGGGTCATCGCCCCGCACCTGGGGCCGTTCCTGGCGCAACATCCGGCTCTGGAGCTGGACATCGACCTCAGCGACCGCCTGGATGACCTGCTTGACGGGCGCTATGACCTGTCGATCCGCCTGGGCGACCCCTCGCCCAATGACGAGCTGGTATGCCGCCAGCTGGGTCGCTTCCAGCGTTGGCTGGTGGCCAGCCCGGGCTACCTGGCCGGGCGTGACCCGCTGGAGCATCCGCGGCAGCTGCTCGAGCACGCCTGCCTGCGCTTTCGCTACGGGCAGAAAGGCCGCCCCTGGCGCCTGGCCCGTGGGCAGGACAGTCTGGAACTGGACGTGAGCGGGCCGTTGCGCAGCGCCAATGCCGACATGTTGCGCGAAACCGCACTGGCGGGCAGCGGCATCGCGCTGCTGGCCGACTGGCTGGTGCGTGAGGATGTGGCGGCCGGGCGCCTGCAACGGCTGTTCCCCGATTGGCAGGCCAGCCCCGGCGCGGCCAATGACAGCATTAACGCTCTGTACCTGCCCAACCATCGTGGTTCGCGGCGGGTGAGTGCCTTTATCGACTTTTGCGAAAACTTGCTGCAGCGCAGCACCTAG
- a CDS encoding cupin domain-containing protein: MIPTNLLTALPPCDPTSSERVDQLLSRPGVRVERIVSSGQASPPGFWYDQAEGEWIVLLSGAAGLRFEHESHTRLLAPGDCLDIPPHYRHRVEWTAPGTATIWLAVFYSSGTPWPT, translated from the coding sequence ATGATCCCGACCAACCTGCTGACTGCCCTGCCCCCTTGCGACCCCACCAGCTCCGAACGGGTCGACCAACTGCTCAGCCGCCCAGGTGTGCGTGTTGAGCGTATCGTTTCCAGCGGCCAGGCCAGCCCGCCCGGTTTCTGGTACGACCAGGCCGAGGGCGAATGGATCGTGCTGCTCAGTGGCGCCGCCGGCCTGCGCTTCGAGCACGAGAGCCATACCCGCCTGCTGGCGCCGGGCGATTGCCTGGACATCCCGCCGCATTACCGCCACCGCGTGGAATGGACCGCCCCCGGCACCGCCACCATCTGGCTCGCGGTGTTCTACAGCAGCGGCACTCCGTGGCCGACATGA
- a CDS encoding glucose/quinate/shikimate family membrane-bound PQQ-dependent dehydrogenase: MKETPRASGATNIILVGLGVIIALLGLLLAAGGVKLAGLGGSWYFLIGGLAMAIAGVLIARRKPAGAWLYAAFLVGTAIWALIDAGLVFWPLFSRLFMFGAIGMVVALVYPLLARANGTSAGRGAYGVAGVMAVLLVVAAGNMFVAHPSVAPTGKGPGMTPVEAGKAQKDWAHYGNTEGGSRFAALDQINRDNVNKLKVAWTYRTGDVALSDGNGAEDQLTPLQVGNKVFICTPHNNLIALDADTGKELWKNAINAQSKVWQRCRGMAYFDATAAIAQPTQPNSSPITAASVPAGANCQRRLLTNTIDGRLIAVDADTGEFCQGFGNNGQVDLKAGLGDVPDSYYQLSSAPLMAGTTVVVGGRVADNVQTDMPGGVIRGFDVITGEMRWAFDPGNPEDRQAPQGDSTYVRSTPNSWAPMSYDPAMNTVFLPMGSSSTDIYGVERSKLDHTYGASVLALDATTGNQKWVFQTVHNDLWDFDLPMQPSLIDFTKDDGQSVPAVVIGTKAGQIYVLDRATGKPLTQVDEVPVKPSNIPNEPYSPTQPKSVGMPQIGAQTLTESDMWGATPYDQLLCRIDFKKMRYDGLYTAPGTDLSLSFPGSLGGMNWGSISTDPVHGFIFVNDMRLGLWIQMIPSQNKGGAASGGEALNTGMGAVPLKGTPYAVNKNRFLSVAGIPCQAPPFGTLTAIDMKTRQVAWQVPVGTVEDTGPLGIRMHLPIKIGLPTLGGTLSTQGGLVFIAGTQDFYLRAYDSSNGNEIWKARLPVGSQGGPMTYVSPKTGKQYVVVTAGGARQSTDRGDYVISYALP; the protein is encoded by the coding sequence ATGAAAGAAACACCGCGCGCCTCTGGCGCCACAAACATCATCCTGGTCGGCCTGGGCGTGATCATCGCCCTGCTCGGCCTCCTCCTGGCTGCGGGCGGCGTCAAGCTGGCCGGCCTGGGAGGTTCCTGGTACTTCCTGATCGGCGGCCTGGCCATGGCCATCGCCGGCGTTCTCATCGCTCGCCGCAAGCCGGCTGGCGCCTGGCTGTACGCGGCGTTCCTGGTCGGCACTGCCATCTGGGCGCTGATCGACGCAGGCCTGGTGTTCTGGCCGCTGTTCTCGCGCCTGTTCATGTTCGGCGCAATCGGCATGGTGGTGGCACTGGTCTACCCGCTGCTGGCCCGTGCCAATGGCACCAGCGCCGGCCGCGGTGCCTATGGCGTTGCCGGGGTGATGGCCGTGCTGCTGGTGGTCGCCGCCGGCAACATGTTCGTCGCCCACCCAAGCGTCGCCCCCACCGGCAAAGGCCCGGGCATGACCCCGGTCGAGGCCGGCAAGGCGCAGAAGGACTGGGCTCACTACGGCAACACCGAAGGTGGCAGCCGCTTCGCCGCGCTGGACCAGATCAACCGCGACAACGTCAACAAGCTGAAAGTGGCCTGGACCTACCGCACCGGTGACGTGGCGCTCAGCGACGGCAACGGCGCCGAAGACCAGCTGACCCCGCTGCAGGTCGGCAACAAGGTGTTCATCTGCACCCCGCACAACAACCTGATCGCCCTTGATGCCGACACCGGCAAAGAGCTGTGGAAGAACGCGATCAACGCCCAGTCCAAGGTCTGGCAGCGTTGCCGTGGCATGGCCTACTTCGACGCCACTGCCGCCATCGCCCAGCCGACCCAGCCGAACAGCTCGCCAATCACCGCGGCCAGCGTACCGGCCGGTGCCAACTGCCAGCGTCGCCTGCTGACCAACACCATCGATGGCCGCCTGATTGCCGTCGACGCCGACACCGGCGAGTTCTGCCAGGGCTTCGGCAACAACGGCCAGGTCGACCTCAAGGCCGGCCTGGGCGATGTGCCGGACTCCTACTACCAGCTGTCCTCGGCCCCACTGATGGCCGGTACCACCGTGGTGGTCGGCGGCCGCGTCGCCGACAACGTCCAGACCGACATGCCAGGCGGCGTGATCCGTGGTTTCGACGTGATCACGGGTGAAATGCGCTGGGCCTTCGACCCCGGCAACCCGGAAGATCGCCAGGCACCGCAGGGCGACAGCACCTATGTGCGCAGCACCCCCAACAGCTGGGCCCCGATGTCCTACGACCCGGCGATGAATACCGTGTTCCTGCCGATGGGCTCGTCGTCCACCGACATCTACGGTGTCGAACGCAGCAAGCTGGACCACACCTATGGCGCTTCGGTACTGGCGCTGGACGCCACCACCGGCAACCAGAAGTGGGTGTTCCAGACCGTGCACAACGACCTGTGGGACTTCGACCTGCCGATGCAGCCGAGCCTGATCGATTTCACCAAGGACGACGGCCAGTCGGTACCTGCAGTGGTAATCGGCACCAAGGCCGGGCAGATCTACGTGCTCGACCGCGCCACCGGCAAGCCACTGACCCAGGTCGACGAAGTACCGGTCAAGCCAAGCAACATTCCCAACGAGCCGTACTCGCCAACCCAGCCGAAGTCGGTGGGCATGCCGCAGATCGGCGCGCAGACCCTGACCGAATCGGACATGTGGGGCGCAACCCCGTACGACCAGCTGCTGTGCCGCATCGACTTCAAGAAAATGCGCTACGACGGCCTGTACACCGCCCCGGGCACCGACCTGTCGCTGAGCTTCCCGGGTTCGCTGGGTGGCATGAACTGGGGCAGCATTTCCACCGACCCGGTACATGGGTTCATCTTCGTCAACGACATGCGCCTGGGCCTGTGGATCCAGATGATCCCGTCGCAGAACAAGGGCGGTGCCGCTTCCGGTGGCGAAGCGCTGAACACCGGCATGGGTGCAGTACCGCTCAAGGGCACCCCGTATGCAGTGAACAAGAACCGCTTCCTGTCGGTGGCCGGCATCCCGTGCCAAGCGCCGCCATTCGGCACCCTGACCGCCATCGACATGAAGACCCGCCAGGTGGCGTGGCAGGTACCTGTGGGTACTGTCGAGGACACCGGCCCGCTCGGCATCCGCATGCACCTGCCGATCAAGATCGGCCTGCCGACCCTCGGCGGCACCCTGTCGACCCAGGGTGGCCTGGTGTTCATCGCCGGCACCCAGGACTTCTACCTGCGCGCCTACGACAGCAGCAACGGCAACGAAATCTGGAAGGCTCGCCTGCCAGTGGGCAGCCAGGGCGGCCCGATGACCTACGTTTCGCCGAAAACCGGCAAGCAGTACGTGGTGGTCACGGCTGGCGGCGCGCGCCAGTCGACTGACCGTGGCGACTACGTGATTTCTTACGCTCTGCCGTAA
- a CDS encoding carbohydrate porin — translation MPSVIRITPTLLLALASSTALADGDLMTRSTMTGDWGGLRHQLEEDGVRFTGDYSGETAYNAHGGLHRSARYSQNLKLGVQFDLSKLYGLDNGGKVQLTINDRRGNSASEDLVGNRLPIQENFGGLYTRLTELSYERTLFTPALNVKLGYMAMGNDLGGLDSGILCNFMNAGFCGHPLNMSGGSGWTNYPNAHLGVRVKYDLSPSWQLRVAAFNVDPESNGNSSRAWHLGPKHTTGTVVPVELVYKLQGELPGEYKLGYYYDSSDVKRIGSDEEVSGRGGHYLLIDQAVWNDQGLPGRSLHAFGQYSASSKAASPFTKWYGAGVVLYKPFAGRPKDTVALGYGRAVPNPRSRDVLEDAAFDAGQQFPDIDSAEQLVELSYGYQATPWLNLRPDVQYIIEPGAFSGKDIDNALVVGLQVKATF, via the coding sequence ATGCCATCCGTAATTCGCATCACCCCCACCCTGCTGCTGGCCCTCGCCAGCAGCACCGCCCTGGCCGACGGCGACCTGATGACACGCAGCACCATGACCGGTGACTGGGGCGGCCTGCGTCACCAGCTGGAAGAAGACGGCGTCAGGTTCACCGGCGACTACAGCGGCGAAACCGCCTACAACGCCCATGGTGGTCTGCACCGCTCGGCGCGCTACTCGCAAAACCTGAAACTGGGCGTGCAGTTCGACCTGTCGAAACTGTATGGCCTGGACAACGGCGGCAAGGTCCAGCTGACCATCAACGACCGCCGCGGCAACAGCGCCTCGGAAGACCTGGTGGGCAACCGCCTGCCGATCCAGGAAAACTTCGGTGGCCTGTACACCCGCCTGACCGAGCTGAGCTACGAGCGTACCCTGTTCACCCCGGCGCTCAACGTCAAGCTCGGCTACATGGCCATGGGCAACGACCTCGGCGGCCTGGACAGTGGCATCCTGTGCAACTTCATGAACGCCGGCTTCTGCGGTCACCCGCTGAACATGTCTGGCGGCAGTGGCTGGACCAATTACCCCAATGCCCACCTGGGCGTACGGGTGAAGTACGACCTGTCGCCATCCTGGCAACTGCGTGTGGCGGCGTTCAACGTCGACCCGGAAAGCAACGGCAACTCCAGCCGCGCCTGGCACCTGGGCCCCAAGCACACCACCGGCACCGTGGTACCGGTAGAGCTGGTCTATAAGCTGCAGGGCGAGCTGCCTGGCGAGTACAAACTGGGCTACTACTACGACAGCTCCGACGTGAAGCGCATCGGCAGCGACGAGGAAGTGTCCGGCCGTGGCGGCCACTACCTGCTGATCGACCAGGCGGTGTGGAACGACCAGGGCTTGCCGGGCCGCAGCCTGCATGCCTTCGGCCAGTACTCGGCGTCGAGCAAGGCCGCCTCGCCATTCACCAAGTGGTATGGCGCCGGCGTGGTGCTGTACAAGCCGTTCGCTGGTCGCCCGAAGGATACTGTGGCCCTGGGCTATGGCCGTGCCGTACCCAACCCGCGTAGCCGCGACGTGCTGGAAGATGCCGCGTTCGATGCCGGGCAGCAGTTCCCCGATATCGACAGCGCCGAGCAGCTGGTCGAGCTGAGCTATGGCTACCAGGCCACGCCGTGGCTGAACCTGCGCCCGGATGTGCAGTACATCATCGAGCCGGGCGCGTTCTCCGGGAAGGACATCGACAACGCGCTGGTGGTTGGCCTGCAGGTCAAGGCTACCTTCTGA
- the argE gene encoding acetylornithine deacetylase encodes MSEFASRALLARLIGFATVSRDSNLELISFIRDYLAELGVESELFHNPEGTKANLFATIGPRDVGGVVLSGHTDVVPVDGQAWTVEPFALSERDGRLYGRGTADMKGFIASVLAAVPAFLAQPLRMPVHLAFSYDEEVGCLGVRSMLAALEQRPHKPRLCLIGEPTELKPVLGHKGKLAMRCQVHGAACHSAYAPYGVNAIEYAAKLIGKLGDIGDALALPEHHDERFDPPFSTVQTGVIKGGRALNIVPAECEFDFEVRALPGFEAQAVADQLQTYAEAELLPRMRKVNAASAIRLQPLSAYPGLATPADSEAARLVALLSGSDEFGTVAFGTEGGLFDQAGIPTVVCGPGSMNQGHKPDEFVSVEQLRGCDAMLLRLVDYLRQG; translated from the coding sequence ATGAGTGAATTTGCCAGTCGCGCGCTGCTGGCCAGGCTGATCGGCTTTGCCACGGTCAGCCGGGATTCCAATCTCGAACTGATCAGCTTCATCCGCGACTACCTGGCCGAGCTGGGGGTGGAAAGCGAACTGTTCCATAACCCGGAAGGTACCAAGGCCAACCTGTTCGCCACCATCGGCCCCCGGGATGTTGGCGGCGTGGTGTTGTCCGGGCATACCGATGTGGTGCCGGTGGACGGCCAGGCCTGGACAGTCGAGCCGTTTGCCCTGAGTGAACGCGACGGGCGCCTGTACGGCCGCGGCACGGCCGACATGAAGGGTTTCATCGCTTCGGTGCTGGCGGCTGTACCCGCGTTTCTCGCCCAGCCGTTGCGCATGCCGGTGCACTTGGCGTTCTCCTACGACGAGGAAGTCGGCTGCCTGGGGGTGCGCTCGATGCTGGCCGCGCTCGAGCAGCGCCCGCACAAGCCACGGTTGTGCCTGATTGGCGAACCCACCGAACTCAAGCCGGTGCTGGGGCACAAGGGCAAGCTGGCGATGCGTTGCCAGGTACATGGCGCGGCCTGCCACTCGGCGTACGCGCCGTATGGGGTGAATGCCATCGAGTATGCGGCGAAGCTGATCGGCAAGCTGGGTGATATCGGTGATGCCCTGGCGTTGCCGGAGCATCACGACGAGCGCTTCGACCCACCGTTCTCCACTGTGCAGACCGGTGTGATCAAAGGGGGCAGGGCGCTGAACATCGTGCCGGCGGAATGCGAATTCGATTTCGAAGTGCGGGCCTTGCCTGGGTTCGAGGCGCAGGCAGTGGCCGACCAGTTGCAAACCTATGCCGAGGCCGAACTGCTGCCGCGCATGCGCAAGGTCAATGCCGCCAGCGCCATTCGCCTGCAGCCGTTGAGTGCATATCCGGGGCTGGCCACGCCAGCGGATAGCGAGGCGGCTCGCCTGGTGGCGTTGCTCAGTGGTTCGGATGAGTTCGGTACCGTGGCGTTTGGTACCGAAGGTGGGCTGTTCGACCAGGCGGGCATCCCGACTGTGGTGTGCGGGCCTGGGAGCATGAACCAGGGGCACAAGCCGGATGAGTTCGTCAGTGTCGAGCAGTTGCGGGGGTGTGATGCCATGTTGCTGAGGTTGGTGGATTACCTCAGGCAGGGTTGA
- a CDS encoding DUF1028 domain-containing protein produces MTFSIIGRCQETGQVGIAISSSSIAVGARCPWVRAGVGAVATQNITLPALGPQILDALEQGQLPPAAALDRVLSANGWSEYRQLTVIDSHGQVALFTGKEALGTHHAVAGEQCAAAGNLLASPQVIEAMVQAFEQAGGHLADRLLAAMHAAMAAGGEAGPVHSAALKIAGELTWPLVDLRVDWAEADPIGVLDGLWQAYRPQMQDYVTRALNPTAAPSYGVPGDE; encoded by the coding sequence ATGACTTTTTCCATCATCGGTCGTTGCCAGGAAACCGGCCAGGTCGGTATCGCCATCAGCTCTTCGAGCATCGCCGTGGGCGCCCGCTGCCCGTGGGTACGTGCCGGTGTGGGCGCGGTCGCCACCCAGAACATCACCTTGCCGGCGCTGGGTCCGCAGATTCTCGATGCCCTGGAACAGGGCCAGTTGCCGCCTGCCGCTGCGCTGGACCGGGTGCTGAGCGCCAACGGCTGGAGCGAGTATCGCCAGCTCACGGTGATCGACAGCCATGGCCAGGTCGCGCTGTTCACTGGCAAGGAAGCCCTGGGCACGCACCACGCCGTGGCCGGTGAGCAATGTGCGGCGGCAGGCAACCTGTTGGCCTCGCCCCAGGTGATCGAGGCGATGGTGCAGGCCTTTGAACAAGCCGGCGGGCATCTGGCCGACCGCCTGCTGGCGGCCATGCACGCGGCGATGGCCGCAGGCGGCGAGGCGGGGCCTGTGCACTCGGCGGCGTTGAAGATTGCCGGCGAACTGACCTGGCCACTGGTGGACCTGCGTGTGGACTGGGCCGAAGCAGACCCGATCGGTGTGCTCGATGGCCTGTGGCAGGCATATCGGCCGCAGATGCAGGACTACGTCACCCGCGCCCTCAACCCGACTGCCGCGCCAAGCTACGGGGTGCCGGGCGATGAGTGA